In Desulforhopalus sp., a single window of DNA contains:
- a CDS encoding transporter substrate-binding domain-containing protein, whose translation MNQEPAFHTPKRHLQTALAFFFLFLVAGMAWATGGEQLSPQSLQVVLDNNYPPYVFRSGDGSIQGILIDQWRLFEKKTGIHVNLSPMDWADALQGMKAGQFDVIDTIFKNPERQGWLDFTEPYARLEVPAFFNSQISGISGTASLKGFAVAAKEGDDAVNLLRSHGVDSLILFNGYEEIIRAAMEHKVNVFVVDKPPALYFLHKFGIERQFKESAPLNTGHFHRAVKKGDKQTLQLITKGFQQITPLERQEIEERWIGITLPRSFHTRVFPYILIATGFIILLIAGLFVWNASLRKAVAHRTRALRTSEERYRQLFNAGSDAIVVIDVETLTHIEVNKAAADLYGYSHEELLELRPTDLSAEPEETRLQAQSGEGTVHIPLRYHKKRDGTIFPVEIVARFFQLDGRKLLLAAMRDISERLRAEEEQSKLRDELAQARKMESIGRLAGGIAHDFNNMLGVILGHTELALVRVPAQDPLYTGLAEINKAARRSAELTRRLLAFARKQTVIPKVLDLNDIVDGMADMLKRLMGEDIDFVWAPAADLWPVKIDPSQIDQILANLCANARDAITNVGKVTISTANKSFTATTCTHHEGCREGDYVMLSIRDTGSGMENDVLVNLFEPFYTTKDVGKGTGLGLATVYGIVQQNRGFIVVDSEPGQGSCFAVFLPRYTDQPPVRATDTAAEKPAVGSETILVVEDEPAILGMTCEMLKQMGYQVLTAGSPAEGLRQASEYQGKIDLLLTDVIMPVMNGWELAGQLRERQPSLKLLFTSGYTADVIADHNVLDENVQFIQKPFTMQELSSKVRTALTS comes from the coding sequence ATGAACCAGGAGCCGGCATTCCATACCCCGAAGCGCCACCTCCAAACGGCACTGGCCTTTTTCTTTTTGTTCCTTGTGGCCGGCATGGCCTGGGCCACAGGTGGTGAGCAGCTTTCTCCCCAAAGCCTGCAGGTGGTATTGGACAACAACTATCCTCCCTACGTCTTCCGTTCCGGCGATGGCTCCATTCAGGGCATTCTTATTGATCAGTGGCGGCTCTTTGAAAAAAAGACCGGCATTCACGTCAACCTCAGCCCGATGGACTGGGCTGATGCCCTTCAGGGTATGAAGGCCGGGCAATTCGATGTCATCGATACCATCTTCAAAAATCCCGAACGGCAAGGCTGGCTCGATTTTACCGAGCCCTACGCCCGGCTTGAGGTTCCGGCATTCTTTAACTCCCAGATCAGCGGCATTTCCGGCACCGCTTCCCTGAAAGGTTTTGCCGTGGCCGCCAAAGAAGGCGATGACGCCGTCAATCTGTTACGCAGCCACGGAGTGGACAGCCTGATTCTCTTCAACGGCTATGAGGAGATCATCCGCGCCGCCATGGAGCATAAGGTCAACGTCTTTGTCGTCGATAAACCTCCGGCCCTCTACTTTCTCCATAAATTTGGCATAGAACGGCAATTTAAGGAGTCAGCGCCGCTGAATACCGGTCATTTTCACCGGGCGGTCAAGAAGGGCGATAAGCAAACCCTGCAGCTCATAACCAAGGGGTTTCAGCAAATCACCCCCTTGGAACGGCAAGAAATCGAAGAACGATGGATAGGTATCACCCTCCCCAGGTCATTTCATACCCGTGTCTTTCCCTACATCCTCATAGCTACCGGCTTTATTATTTTGCTGATTGCGGGGCTTTTTGTTTGGAACGCCTCGTTGCGTAAGGCGGTCGCCCATCGCACCCGGGCACTGCGCACCAGCGAAGAACGCTACCGGCAGCTCTTCAATGCCGGCTCCGATGCCATAGTGGTCATCGATGTGGAGACCCTCACCCACATCGAGGTGAACAAGGCGGCGGCCGACCTGTATGGATATAGCCATGAGGAACTCCTCGAACTCCGCCCCACCGATTTGTCGGCTGAACCGGAAGAAACCCGCTTGCAGGCGCAAAGTGGTGAAGGTACGGTCCATATCCCCTTGCGGTACCATAAAAAAAGGGACGGTACTATCTTCCCCGTGGAGATAGTTGCCCGCTTCTTCCAACTCGACGGGCGTAAGCTGCTTCTTGCGGCAATGCGCGATATCTCCGAACGATTGCGGGCCGAGGAAGAACAGTCCAAGCTCCGCGATGAACTGGCCCAGGCCCGTAAAATGGAATCGATTGGCCGATTGGCGGGAGGTATTGCTCACGACTTCAACAACATGCTCGGCGTCATCCTTGGCCACACCGAACTCGCCCTGGTCCGCGTTCCGGCCCAGGACCCGCTATACACGGGCCTTGCCGAGATTAACAAGGCCGCCCGGCGCTCCGCCGAACTGACCAGACGCCTCCTGGCCTTTGCCCGCAAACAGACAGTCATCCCCAAGGTTCTTGACCTCAACGACATTGTCGACGGTATGGCCGACATGCTCAAGCGCCTGATGGGCGAAGACATCGATTTCGTCTGGGCACCGGCCGCGGACCTCTGGCCGGTGAAGATCGACCCCTCACAAATCGATCAGATTCTCGCCAACCTTTGCGCCAACGCCAGGGATGCCATCACCAATGTCGGAAAGGTGACTATCAGCACTGCCAACAAATCCTTTACCGCCACCACCTGCACCCACCACGAGGGTTGCCGGGAGGGTGATTATGTCATGCTGTCGATCAGAGACACCGGTTCTGGTATGGAAAACGACGTCCTGGTCAACCTCTTTGAACCCTTTTATACCACCAAGGATGTCGGCAAGGGCACCGGTCTCGGCCTGGCCACGGTATACGGCATCGTCCAACAGAACCGGGGATTCATTGTCGTCGACAGCGAGCCGGGACAGGGATCGTGCTTCGCCGTCTTCCTGCCCCGTTACACCGATCAACCCCCTGTGCGGGCCACAGATACGGCGGCGGAAAAGCCGGCGGTGGGCTCGGAGACGATCCTGGTCGTCGAAGATGAGCCGGCCATCCTCGGCATGACCTGTGAAATGCTGAAACAGATGGGCTACCAGGTACTGACGGCTGGTTCGCCGGCCGAAGGCCTTCGCCAAGCCAGCGAATATCAGGGGAAAATTGATCTTCTCCTGACCGATGTCATCATGCCGGTGATGAACGGCTGGGAACTGGCCGGGCAACTGCGAGAACGCCAGCCTTCCTTGAAACTGCTCTTCACTTCCGGGTATACGGCCGATGTCATTGCCGATCACAATGTCCTTGACGAAAACGTCCAATTCATCCAAAAACCCTTCACCATGCAGGAGCTCTCATCCAAGGTTCGAACCGCATTAACCAGCTAA
- a CDS encoding PAS domain S-box protein yields the protein MQKILAIDDKDDNLITLSALLKYLLPGCMVSTARSGLEGIEMARTEQPDVILLDVLMPGMDGFETCRYLKTDTQTSTIPVIMITAIKTDHQSRVKGLDLGADAFLSKPIDEAELVSQVKVALRIKSAEDTLRQERRSLAQEVAKRTRALRESEYKYRVLFESAGDAIYIHDEEARILAANTTACELLGYTQSELLSLRVADVDTPEEARFAPERIAKLRDRGRLSFTSSHRRRDGSTIPVEVSARIISWEGQSAMMSICRDITERKRAEEALSKKAALLAQTEAISQTGSWRYTADTGKITWSDGMYTIFGTNRHSPDDTTNVSVTPAVHPEDRAQVLENRTAVLADGLPRPIEYRIIRPDGTIRWIHSQSERETDASGRVIALVGFAQDVTERKRLESEREILITAIEQAPVAIALTSQDGTIEYVNPAFAQITGYSGAELIGQNPRIVKSGKHDQGFYAELWQTITSGRVWKGQITNKRKDGSLYVEDTTISPVVDSHRHVQKYVAIKRDITAEMAMESKLRQAQKMEAIGTLAGGIAHDFNNILGAIIGYAEMVRDDSPASSPAFHDINQVLKAGLRAKELVKQILAFSRQGEIEQVAVQPANIIKEAIKLLRASLPATITIEQDIDTNAGAILADPTQIHQIVMNLCTNAFHAMEQQGGTLTISLGKKQLTGEDLGANPHMQQGDFIQLSIRDTGTGIPLEIRERIFDPYFTTKEVGKGTGMGLATVHGIIQSYGGAITCDSRPGNGAVFHVILPAIEKYSTRDTDSSALALTGREHILLVDDEEILAEMSTIMLERLGYQVTTKTKSFEALTAFQNEPKRFDVVICDLTMPGMTGIDLSRRLLQIRPDLPIILCTGYSSLVSEEKVKSMGIRGFAMKPLTKNDIATLIRKILDDKN from the coding sequence ATGCAAAAGATACTGGCGATAGACGACAAAGACGACAATCTGATCACCCTGTCCGCCCTGTTGAAATACCTCCTGCCCGGCTGCATGGTAAGTACCGCCCGGTCGGGACTGGAAGGCATCGAAATGGCGCGAACCGAGCAACCGGATGTCATCCTCCTTGACGTCCTGATGCCGGGCATGGACGGCTTTGAAACCTGCCGATATCTCAAGACCGATACCCAAACCAGTACTATTCCGGTGATCATGATCACCGCCATCAAAACCGACCACCAAAGCCGGGTCAAGGGGCTCGACCTCGGGGCCGACGCCTTTTTATCCAAGCCGATCGACGAGGCGGAACTGGTATCCCAGGTCAAGGTCGCCCTGCGCATTAAAAGTGCCGAAGACACCCTGCGCCAGGAACGCCGCAGCCTGGCGCAGGAGGTGGCGAAACGCACCAGGGCGCTCAGGGAAAGCGAGTATAAATACCGGGTTCTCTTTGAGAGCGCCGGCGACGCCATCTATATCCACGACGAGGAGGCACGGATACTGGCGGCCAATACGACGGCCTGCGAGTTGCTGGGCTATACCCAGAGCGAGCTGCTGTCGCTGCGGGTAGCCGATGTTGACACCCCGGAAGAGGCCCGCTTCGCGCCGGAACGCATAGCTAAACTCAGGGACCGCGGCCGGCTGAGCTTTACATCCAGCCATCGCCGCAGGGATGGCAGCACCATCCCGGTGGAGGTGAGCGCCCGTATCATCAGTTGGGAGGGCCAATCGGCGATGATGAGCATCTGCCGGGATATCACCGAACGCAAGCGGGCGGAAGAGGCCTTGTCGAAAAAAGCTGCCCTGCTCGCCCAAACCGAGGCGATCTCACAGACCGGCAGCTGGCGGTATACGGCAGACACCGGCAAGATTACCTGGTCCGACGGCATGTATACGATCTTTGGTACGAACCGTCACTCGCCTGATGACACCACGAACGTCAGCGTCACCCCGGCAGTGCATCCGGAAGACCGGGCACAAGTTCTTGAAAACCGCACCGCCGTCCTTGCTGATGGCCTTCCCCGACCGATCGAGTACCGGATTATCCGCCCCGATGGCACCATTCGCTGGATCCACAGCCAGAGCGAGCGCGAGACCGATGCAAGCGGCAGGGTCATCGCCCTCGTCGGCTTCGCCCAGGATGTCACCGAGCGTAAACGCCTGGAATCGGAGCGGGAAATCCTCATCACCGCCATCGAGCAAGCGCCTGTTGCAATTGCTCTTACCAGCCAGGATGGCACCATTGAATATGTCAATCCGGCCTTTGCCCAGATCACCGGGTATTCAGGCGCTGAGCTGATCGGGCAAAATCCCCGAATTGTTAAAAGCGGCAAGCACGACCAGGGATTTTACGCCGAGCTCTGGCAGACCATAACCAGCGGCCGTGTCTGGAAGGGCCAGATAACCAATAAGAGAAAGGACGGTAGCCTGTACGTTGAGGACACCACTATCTCGCCGGTGGTCGACAGCCACCGCCATGTCCAAAAATACGTGGCGATCAAAAGGGATATCACCGCCGAGATGGCAATGGAAAGCAAGCTGCGCCAGGCCCAGAAGATGGAGGCGATAGGCACCCTTGCCGGAGGAATTGCCCATGATTTCAATAATATCCTTGGCGCTATCATCGGCTATGCGGAGATGGTTCGTGACGACAGCCCGGCCAGTTCACCGGCATTCCACGATATCAATCAGGTCCTGAAGGCCGGGCTCAGGGCAAAAGAATTGGTAAAACAGATACTTGCCTTTAGCCGCCAGGGGGAAATCGAGCAGGTCGCCGTGCAGCCGGCAAACATCATCAAGGAGGCCATCAAGCTCCTCCGTGCCTCCTTGCCGGCAACTATCACCATTGAGCAGGATATTGACACAAATGCCGGAGCCATCCTGGCCGACCCGACGCAAATCCATCAAATAGTCATGAACCTCTGCACCAATGCCTTCCACGCCATGGAGCAGCAAGGCGGCACCCTGACCATAAGCCTTGGGAAAAAGCAACTTACCGGAGAAGACCTTGGTGCCAATCCGCACATGCAGCAGGGAGATTTCATCCAACTGTCTATCAGGGATACCGGCACGGGGATCCCCTTGGAGATCCGGGAACGGATCTTTGACCCCTATTTTACCACCAAGGAGGTCGGTAAGGGCACGGGCATGGGGCTTGCCACCGTCCATGGTATCATCCAAAGCTATGGTGGGGCCATTACCTGTGACAGCCGGCCAGGGAATGGGGCTGTTTTTCACGTAATCCTGCCGGCAATCGAAAAATACTCGACAAGAGACACCGATTCCTCCGCTTTGGCCCTCACCGGCAGGGAACACATCCTCCTTGTCGATGACGAGGAAATTCTCGCTGAAATGAGCACGATCATGCTGGAACGGCTGGGCTACCAGGTAACCACCAAGACCAAGAGCTTTGAGGCACTCACCGCCTTTCAAAATGAACCGAAGCGCTTTGACGTGGTCATTTGTGATCTGACCATGCCGGGCATGACCGGCATCGATCTTTCCCGGCGCCTCCTGCAGATCCGCCCGGATCTCCCCATCATCCTCTGCACCGGCTACAGCAGCCTGGTCTCCGAGGAGAAGGTAAAATCGATGGGCATCAGGGGATTTGCCATGAAACCCCTGACAAAGAACGATATTGCCACCCTGATTCGCAAGATTCTTGATGACAAAAACTGA
- a CDS encoding response regulator — protein MYFNNIKISSQLRAGLSIILFMVALLGIMAWKDADFLWQQTQGLYDHPLTVRRALGEVKANTLLIHRGMKDLVLAENDEERQTILLTMENYDTRAHHQFDILFDRYLGPRQDLDEAHTAFVEWKIIRDETIRLLREGRITEAFRRTKNSGVGGNHAEKVLREIEDISVFAMARGDKFYQEATEHNKELKVRLTCMVAIIILLSAGISRYLMVRIRESLRELTTAMERFHQGDMNARSRQSSTNEFGILATSFNTMTEAIALRIDIDKRTALLADALISDNQLKGFAETVLATFIEVTESTMGAFYLRSTESDDRFTPLAAIGIDPELLEPFIASTIEGQFGEVLHSGRIAHLKDIRQDTVFTFKTFAGTAVPREIITIPVMVNDAVRGMLSLACLGEYGKAAQAVLSQPTLTSLNTTLAKLLTSERNQKLTGELQQNNQELQAQQEELQAQTEELRQQTEEIRAQNIELEQQRLVVLEASRLKSQFLSNMSHELRTPLNSVMALSRVLTMQAKEKLSDEELKYLEIIERNGKNLLTLINDILDLAKIEAGRMDIRPRPFSLALTIENLIESLKPLAAEKNIQLHHDIPENLPPLDSDEIRVSQVLQNLLANAVKFTAAGSVTVSVKSTDGKAAVRITDTGIGIAAGDLPHIFDEFRQVDGSSARRHEGTGLGLAIAHKAAQMLGGDIAVTSTLGVGSTFTLSLPLSWQGNQVASEPQLTWQPSLEKPASKTVTIANDATAMPRILMIEDNEAATIQVRSVLESNGYAVDIARGGQDAFDFVGHTIPDGIILDLMMPDIDGFAVLEKIRGRAETSGIPVLILTAKDLTPEDFKKLSANNVQQLVQKGDIDQHSLLRQIRTMLGGKEDNRLKTSQPPAILVIEDNPDNMTTIKAIIGNRYRIIEATDGEEGLRVAAATRPDLILLDMALPKMDGLTVAGHLKKDPALRAIPVIAITSQVMKGDQERILQAGCDDYLAKPLHPEFFLDKIAVWLGR, from the coding sequence ATGTACTTCAACAATATAAAAATCAGCAGCCAGCTGAGAGCAGGCCTCAGCATCATTCTCTTCATGGTAGCCCTCCTCGGCATCATGGCCTGGAAAGACGCTGATTTTCTCTGGCAACAAACCCAAGGGCTGTATGATCACCCACTCACCGTCCGCAGGGCACTCGGTGAGGTCAAAGCAAACACCCTCTTGATCCACAGGGGAATGAAGGACCTAGTTCTTGCCGAAAATGATGAAGAGCGCCAGACAATCCTTCTGACCATGGAGAATTATGACACCAGAGCTCACCATCAGTTCGATATTCTCTTTGACCGGTATCTGGGACCACGCCAGGACCTAGATGAAGCACATACCGCTTTTGTCGAATGGAAAATCATCCGCGACGAAACCATCCGTCTGTTGCGCGAGGGTAGGATCACCGAGGCATTCCGCCGCACCAAAAACTCCGGAGTTGGCGGCAATCATGCGGAAAAGGTTTTGCGCGAAATCGAAGATATAAGCGTCTTTGCCATGGCCAGGGGCGACAAATTCTACCAAGAAGCAACCGAACACAACAAGGAACTGAAGGTGCGGCTTACCTGCATGGTCGCCATCATTATCCTCCTGTCCGCGGGTATCAGCCGCTACCTGATGGTGCGCATCAGAGAGTCCCTGCGGGAGCTGACCACGGCCATGGAACGTTTTCATCAGGGCGACATGAATGCCCGCAGCCGCCAATCGTCCACCAACGAATTCGGCATCCTTGCCACCTCGTTCAATACGATGACCGAGGCCATCGCCCTGCGCATCGACATCGATAAAAGGACCGCCCTGCTGGCGGACGCCCTGATCAGCGACAACCAATTGAAGGGCTTTGCCGAAACGGTTCTTGCGACCTTTATCGAGGTCACCGAATCGACCATGGGCGCTTTCTATCTTCGCTCCACCGAAAGTGACGACCGGTTTACGCCGCTCGCAGCCATCGGCATAGACCCCGAACTGCTGGAACCCTTTATCGCCTCAACCATTGAAGGCCAGTTCGGGGAGGTATTGCACAGCGGCAGGATAGCCCATTTAAAAGATATCCGTCAGGATACCGTGTTTACCTTCAAGACCTTTGCCGGGACCGCCGTACCGAGGGAAATCATCACCATCCCGGTCATGGTAAACGATGCGGTCCGGGGCATGCTGAGCCTTGCCTGTCTCGGCGAATACGGCAAGGCCGCCCAGGCCGTTCTCAGCCAGCCGACACTTACTTCCCTGAATACCACCCTTGCCAAACTGCTCACCAGCGAACGAAACCAGAAACTTACTGGTGAATTACAGCAAAACAACCAGGAACTCCAGGCACAGCAGGAGGAACTTCAGGCACAGACGGAGGAACTGCGGCAACAAACGGAAGAGATCCGGGCGCAAAATATCGAGTTGGAGCAGCAACGGCTGGTCGTCCTGGAAGCGAGCCGCCTGAAGAGCCAGTTCCTCTCCAACATGAGCCACGAACTGCGCACCCCGCTCAATTCGGTGATGGCCCTTTCCCGGGTGCTGACCATGCAGGCGAAGGAAAAGCTCAGCGACGAGGAACTTAAATATCTGGAGATCATCGAGCGCAACGGCAAGAATCTGCTGACCCTCATCAACGATATCCTCGATCTAGCCAAGATCGAAGCCGGGCGGATGGATATCCGGCCGCGCCCCTTCTCGCTTGCCCTGACCATCGAAAATCTTATCGAAAGCCTGAAACCCCTGGCCGCAGAAAAAAATATCCAGCTCCATCACGACATCCCGGAGAATCTGCCGCCGCTTGACAGCGATGAGATCCGGGTGTCACAGGTCCTGCAGAACCTTCTTGCCAACGCCGTCAAATTTACCGCCGCAGGCAGCGTCACCGTATCGGTCAAATCCACCGACGGCAAGGCCGCCGTGCGCATCACCGACACCGGCATCGGTATCGCAGCAGGCGACCTGCCGCATATCTTCGACGAATTCCGCCAGGTCGACGGCTCTTCGGCAAGGCGCCATGAAGGCACCGGACTGGGACTGGCCATAGCCCATAAGGCGGCGCAGATGCTCGGCGGCGATATCGCCGTCACCAGCACCCTGGGTGTCGGTTCAACCTTCACCCTGAGCCTGCCCCTTTCGTGGCAGGGTAACCAGGTGGCCTCCGAGCCGCAGCTTACCTGGCAGCCGTCCCTTGAAAAACCAGCCAGCAAAACCGTCACCATCGCCAACGACGCAACGGCGATGCCAAGGATTCTCATGATCGAGGACAACGAGGCGGCAACGATCCAGGTCAGATCGGTCCTCGAAAGCAACGGCTATGCCGTCGATATAGCCCGAGGCGGTCAGGATGCCTTCGATTTCGTCGGCCATACCATCCCCGACGGCATTATTCTCGATCTGATGATGCCCGATATCGACGGCTTTGCCGTCCTCGAAAAGATCCGCGGCCGGGCCGAGACCTCGGGAATACCGGTGCTCATCCTCACCGCCAAGGATCTGACCCCTGAGGACTTCAAGAAATTGAGTGCCAATAATGTCCAGCAGCTGGTCCAAAAAGGTGATATCGACCAGCACTCCCTGCTTCGACAAATACGGACAATGCTCGGCGGCAAAGAGGATAACCGGCTGAAAACCTCGCAGCCACCGGCCATCCTGGTCATCGAAGACAATCCCGACAACATGACCACCATCAAGGCAATCATCGGCAACCGCTACCGGATCATCGAGGCAACCGACGGTGAAGAGGGCCTGCGGGTGGCGGCGGCAACCCGCCCTGATCTGATTCTCCTTGACATGGCCTTGCCAAAGATGGACGGTTTAACTGTGGCTGGCCATCTCAAGAAGGACCCGGCGCTCCGCGCCATTCCGGTCATCGCCATTACCTCCCAGGTCATGAAAGGTGATCAAGAGAGGATATTGCAGGCGGGCTGTGACGACTATCTTGCCAAACCCCTGCACCCGGAATTTTTCCTGGACAAGATAGCGGTCTGGCTGGGCAGGTAA